A genomic window from Micromonospora ferruginea includes:
- a CDS encoding cation:dicarboxylate symporter family transporter, with protein sequence MDTTTPTPADVRPARRDRTRYLYLAVIAAVVAGIVVGLVAPDVGKALKPLGTGFVNLIKMMISPVIFCTIVLGVGSVRQAAKVGKVGGLALGYFLVMSTVALAIGLVVGNIIHPGSGLDLGPDVADAGRSAAGEESGGTVDFLLGIIPTTLVSALTEGEVLQTLLVALLVGFAVQSLGSRGEPVLRAVGVLQRLVFKVLAMIMWLAPIGAFGAMAAVVGATGVDALKSLAQIMLGFYATCLIFVIVVLGLLLRLIAGISIFSLLRYLGREFLLILSTSSSESALPRLIAKMEHVGVGRPVVGITVPTGYSFNLDGTAIYLTMASLFVADALGKPLAVGEQISLLVFMVIASKGAAGVTGAGLATLAGGLQSHRPDLVDGVGLIVGIDRFMSEARALTNFAGNAVATVLVGTWTGEFDRDQARAVLAGDRPFDEASMVDEHDDKRAPDAATPPDADRPLAGSTT encoded by the coding sequence ATGGACACCACCACCCCCACCCCCGCGGATGTCCGGCCCGCCCGCCGGGACCGGACCCGGTACCTCTACCTGGCGGTCATCGCCGCCGTCGTCGCCGGCATCGTGGTCGGCCTGGTCGCCCCCGACGTCGGCAAGGCGCTGAAACCGCTGGGCACCGGCTTCGTGAACCTGATCAAGATGATGATCAGCCCGGTCATCTTCTGCACGATCGTGCTCGGCGTCGGGTCCGTCCGGCAGGCGGCGAAGGTCGGCAAGGTCGGCGGCCTGGCGCTCGGCTACTTCCTGGTCATGTCGACCGTGGCGCTGGCGATCGGCCTGGTGGTCGGCAACATCATCCACCCCGGGTCGGGTCTGGACCTGGGCCCGGACGTGGCCGACGCGGGCCGGTCCGCGGCCGGCGAGGAGAGTGGCGGCACGGTCGACTTCCTGCTCGGGATCATCCCGACCACGCTGGTCTCCGCGCTGACCGAGGGCGAGGTGTTGCAGACCCTGCTGGTCGCGCTGCTGGTCGGTTTCGCGGTGCAGAGCCTCGGCAGCCGGGGCGAACCGGTGCTGCGGGCGGTCGGCGTGCTCCAGCGCCTGGTCTTCAAGGTGCTGGCGATGATCATGTGGCTGGCCCCGATCGGCGCGTTCGGCGCCATGGCGGCGGTGGTCGGCGCCACCGGCGTGGACGCGCTCAAGAGCCTGGCGCAGATCATGCTCGGCTTCTACGCCACCTGCCTGATCTTCGTGATCGTGGTGCTCGGCCTGCTGCTGCGCCTGATCGCCGGGATCTCGATCTTCTCCCTGCTGCGTTACCTGGGCCGCGAGTTCCTACTCATCCTCTCCACCTCGTCGTCGGAGTCGGCGCTGCCCCGGCTGATCGCCAAGATGGAGCACGTTGGCGTGGGCCGGCCGGTCGTCGGCATCACGGTCCCCACCGGCTACTCGTTCAACCTGGACGGCACCGCCATCTACCTGACCATGGCGTCGCTCTTCGTGGCCGACGCGCTCGGCAAGCCGCTGGCGGTCGGCGAGCAGATCTCGCTGCTGGTGTTCATGGTGATCGCCTCGAAGGGCGCGGCCGGAGTGACCGGCGCCGGACTGGCCACGCTGGCCGGCGGCCTGCAGTCGCACCGGCCGGACCTGGTCGACGGCGTCGGGTTGATCGTCGGCATCGACCGGTTCATGTCCGAGGCCCGGGCGCTGACCAACTTCGCCGGCAACGCCGTCGCGACCGTCCTGGTCGGCACCTGGACCGGCGAGTTCGACCGGGACCAGGCCCGCGCCGTGCTGGCCGGGGACCGACCGTTCGACGAGGCCAGCATGGTCGACGAGCACGACGACAAGCGCGCCCCCGACGCGGCGACCCCACCCGACGCCGACCGCCCCTTGGCCGGCTCCACCACCTGA
- the dnaE gene encoding DNA polymerase III subunit alpha, whose amino-acid sequence MGDSFAHLHVHTEYSMLDGAARLKDLFAEAARLGMPAVAITDHGNMHGANDFYKQAMAAGVKPILGVEAYVAPESRFHKARVKWGRPEQKSDDVSGNGAITHMTMWAANRTGLHNMFRLNSRASMEGHYVKWPRMDMELIAEHAEGIMATTGCPSGAVQTRLRLGQFDEALKVAAAYQDIFGKDNYFLEIMDHGLDIERRVRDGLTEIARKLDIPPVVTNDSHYTHEAQAEAHDVLLCVQTGSNVADPNRFRFEGGGYFVKSADQMRAVDSSELWQQGCRNTLLVAEKVDPAGMFTFHNLMPRFPIPEGETEESWFRKETFVGLKRRFPNGIPEGHVVQAEYELGVIIQMGFPSYFLVVADFIQWAKSQGIAVGPGRGSAAGSLVAYALGITDLDPIPHGLIFERFLNPERVSMPDVDIDFDERRRGEVIKYVTDKWGEDKVAQIATFGTIKAKAAIKDSARVLGFPYAVGDRITKAMPPAVMGKDIPLSGIFDPKHPRYAEAGEIRGLYESDPDVKKVIETAKGIEGLIRQTGVHAAGVIMSAEPIIEHIPLMRRDADGVIITQFDYPTCESLGLLKMDFLGLRNLTIIDDAVKNIQLNHGKELDLLGLPLDDKAAYELLARGDTLGVFQLDGGPMRSLLRMMKPDNFEDISAVLALYRPGPMGVDSHTNYALRKNGLQEITPIHPALEEPLREILAPTHGLIVYQEQVQRAAQILAGYTLGQADLLRRAMGKKKKEILDKEFVPFRDGCRANGYPDDAIQAVWDVLVPFAGYAFNKAHSAAYGLVSYWTAYLKAHYPAEYMAALLTSVGDDKDKMALYLSECRRMRIQVLPPDVNTSAGPFTPVGKEIRFGLGAVRNVGANVVASIMRCREEKGEYADFYDFLSKVDAVACNKKTIESLIKAGAFDSLNHARKGLLAVHADAIDAYADVKRKEAVGQYDLFGAGFGDADVGGSTTVMPVIGDGEWDKRDKLAFEREMLGLYVSDHPLFGLEHVLGAAADTTIAALSEEGTVPDGAVVTLAGILSGVQRRVTKQGRAWASATLEDLAGGVETLFFPNTYEVIGQYIAEDAIVVVKGRVDRRDDTPRIMAMDMSMPDVTSNPANKPVTLTIPVHRCTPPLVERLKETLVLHPGDTEVHVKLLNGGKVTTLRLGPFRVAATTALMGDLKSVLGPANVS is encoded by the coding sequence ATGGGCGATTCGTTCGCGCATCTGCACGTACACACCGAGTACTCGATGCTCGACGGTGCGGCCCGGCTCAAGGACCTCTTCGCCGAGGCGGCGCGGCTCGGCATGCCGGCGGTCGCGATCACCGACCACGGCAACATGCACGGCGCGAACGACTTCTACAAGCAGGCCATGGCCGCCGGGGTCAAGCCGATCCTCGGCGTCGAGGCGTACGTCGCGCCGGAGTCGCGCTTCCACAAGGCCCGGGTCAAGTGGGGGCGCCCCGAGCAGAAGAGCGACGACGTCTCCGGCAACGGCGCCATCACCCACATGACCATGTGGGCGGCGAACCGCACCGGCCTGCACAACATGTTCCGGCTTAACTCCCGGGCGTCGATGGAGGGCCACTACGTCAAGTGGCCCCGGATGGACATGGAGCTGATCGCCGAGCACGCCGAGGGCATCATGGCCACCACCGGCTGCCCGTCCGGCGCGGTGCAGACCAGGCTGCGGCTCGGCCAGTTCGACGAGGCGCTCAAGGTCGCCGCCGCCTACCAGGACATCTTCGGCAAGGACAACTACTTCCTGGAGATCATGGACCACGGCCTCGACATCGAGCGCCGGGTCCGCGACGGGCTCACCGAGATCGCCCGCAAGCTCGACATCCCGCCGGTCGTCACCAACGACTCGCACTACACCCACGAGGCGCAGGCCGAGGCGCACGACGTGCTGCTCTGCGTACAGACCGGCAGCAACGTCGCCGACCCCAACCGGTTCCGCTTCGAGGGCGGCGGCTACTTCGTCAAGTCCGCCGACCAGATGCGCGCGGTCGACTCCTCCGAGCTGTGGCAGCAGGGCTGCCGCAACACGCTGCTGGTGGCGGAGAAGGTCGACCCGGCCGGGATGTTCACCTTCCACAACCTGATGCCGCGGTTCCCGATCCCCGAGGGCGAGACCGAGGAGTCCTGGTTCCGCAAGGAGACGTTCGTCGGGCTCAAGCGCCGCTTCCCGAACGGCATCCCGGAGGGCCACGTCGTCCAGGCGGAGTACGAGCTGGGCGTCATCATCCAGATGGGCTTCCCGTCCTACTTCCTCGTGGTCGCCGACTTCATCCAGTGGGCGAAGAGCCAGGGCATCGCGGTCGGCCCGGGCCGTGGCTCGGCGGCCGGCTCGCTGGTCGCGTACGCGTTGGGCATCACCGACCTCGACCCGATCCCGCACGGGCTGATCTTCGAGCGGTTCCTCAACCCCGAGCGCGTCTCGATGCCCGATGTCGACATCGACTTCGACGAGCGCCGGCGCGGCGAGGTCATCAAGTACGTGACCGACAAGTGGGGCGAGGACAAGGTCGCGCAGATCGCCACGTTCGGCACGATCAAGGCGAAGGCCGCGATCAAGGACTCGGCCCGGGTGCTGGGCTTCCCGTACGCGGTCGGCGACCGGATCACCAAGGCCATGCCCCCGGCCGTGATGGGCAAGGACATCCCGCTGTCGGGCATCTTCGACCCGAAGCACCCGCGCTACGCCGAGGCCGGCGAGATCCGCGGCCTCTACGAGTCCGACCCGGACGTCAAGAAGGTCATCGAGACCGCGAAGGGCATCGAGGGGCTGATCCGGCAGACCGGTGTGCACGCGGCCGGCGTCATCATGTCCGCCGAGCCGATCATCGAGCACATCCCGCTGATGCGACGCGACGCCGACGGCGTCATCATCACGCAGTTCGACTACCCGACGTGCGAGTCGCTCGGGCTGCTGAAGATGGACTTCCTCGGCCTGCGCAACCTGACCATCATCGACGACGCGGTGAAGAACATCCAGCTCAACCACGGCAAGGAGCTGGACCTGCTTGGCCTGCCGCTGGACGACAAGGCCGCGTACGAGCTGCTCGCCCGCGGCGACACGCTGGGCGTGTTCCAGCTCGACGGCGGCCCGATGCGCTCGCTGCTGCGGATGATGAAGCCGGACAACTTCGAGGACATCTCCGCCGTGCTGGCGCTCTACCGGCCCGGCCCGATGGGCGTGGACTCACACACCAACTACGCGCTGCGCAAGAACGGCCTCCAGGAGATCACCCCGATCCACCCGGCGCTGGAGGAGCCGCTGCGCGAGATCCTCGCCCCCACCCACGGCCTGATCGTCTACCAGGAGCAGGTGCAGCGCGCCGCGCAGATCCTCGCCGGCTACACGCTCGGCCAGGCCGACCTGCTGCGCCGCGCGATGGGCAAGAAGAAGAAGGAGATCCTGGACAAGGAGTTCGTCCCGTTCCGGGACGGCTGCCGCGCGAACGGCTATCCCGACGACGCCATCCAGGCGGTGTGGGACGTCCTGGTGCCGTTCGCCGGCTACGCCTTCAACAAGGCGCACTCCGCCGCGTACGGCCTGGTGTCGTACTGGACCGCCTACCTCAAGGCGCACTACCCGGCGGAATACATGGCGGCGCTGCTCACCTCGGTCGGCGACGACAAGGACAAGATGGCGCTCTACCTGTCCGAGTGCCGCCGGATGCGGATCCAGGTCCTGCCGCCGGACGTGAACACCTCCGCCGGGCCGTTCACCCCGGTCGGCAAGGAGATCCGGTTCGGTCTCGGCGCGGTCCGCAACGTCGGCGCGAACGTGGTCGCGTCGATCATGCGCTGCCGCGAGGAGAAGGGCGAGTACGCCGACTTCTACGACTTCCTGTCCAAGGTGGACGCGGTCGCCTGCAACAAGAAGACCATCGAATCGCTGATCAAGGCGGGCGCGTTCGACTCGCTGAACCACGCGCGCAAGGGCCTGCTGGCCGTGCACGCCGACGCCATCGACGCGTACGCCGACGTCAAGCGCAAGGAGGCGGTCGGCCAGTACGACCTCTTCGGCGCCGGCTTCGGCGACGCCGACGTCGGCGGCAGCACCACGGTCATGCCGGTCATCGGCGACGGGGAGTGGGACAAGCGCGACAAGCTGGCGTTCGAGCGGGAGATGCTCGGCCTGTACGTCTCCGACCACCCGCTGTTCGGCCTGGAACACGTGCTCGGCGCGGCGGCCGACACCACCATCGCCGCGCTCTCCGAGGAGGGCACGGTGCCCGACGGCGCGGTCGTCACGCTGGCCGGCATCCTCTCCGGGGTGCAGCGCCGGGTCACCAAGCAGGGCCGGGCGTGGGCCTCGGCCACCCTGGAGGACCTGGCCGGCGGCGTGGAGACGCTGTTCTTCCCCAACACCTACGAGGTGATCGGGCAGTACATCGCCGAGGACGCCATCGTGGTGGTCAAGGGCCGGGTGGACCGGCGCGACGACACCCCCCGGATCATGGCGATGGACATGTCCATGCCGGACGTCACCAGCAACCCGGCCAACAAGCCGGTCACGCTGACCATCCCGGTGCACCGCTGCACCCCGCCGCTGGTCGAGCGGCTCAAGGAGACCCTGGTGCTGCACCCCGGCGACACCGAGGTGCACGTCAAGCTGCTCAACGGCGGCAAGGTCACCACGCTGCGCCTCGGCCCGTTCCGGGTGGCCGCGACCACCGCGCTGATGGGCGACCTGAAGAGCGTCCTGGGTCCGGCCAACGTGAGCTGA
- a CDS encoding PadR family transcriptional regulator, which translates to MVSDEVLRTHLQELRRGTVVVASLVALRRPDYGYALLQRLAAHGFAVDANTLYPLLRRLEDQGLLTSEWNTEESRPRKFYRTSDDGETVLGRLLDDLTAVRTSVTQLIEGVGR; encoded by the coding sequence ATGGTCAGCGACGAGGTCCTCCGGACCCACCTTCAGGAGCTGCGGCGCGGCACGGTCGTCGTCGCCAGCCTGGTGGCGCTCCGCCGCCCCGACTACGGCTACGCCCTGCTGCAACGGTTGGCCGCGCACGGCTTCGCGGTCGACGCCAACACGCTCTACCCGCTGCTGCGCCGCCTGGAGGACCAGGGGCTGCTGACCAGCGAGTGGAACACCGAGGAAAGCCGGCCGCGCAAGTTCTACCGCACCAGCGACGACGGCGAGACGGTGCTCGGCCGCCTGCTCGACGACCTGACCGCGGTGCGGACGTCCGTCACCCAACTGATCGAAGGAGTGGGGCGATGA
- a CDS encoding permease prefix domain 1-containing protein encodes MSSLTDRYVAATLRTVPAPRRAELAEELRASIADMIDDRTTGGQDHAAAEREVLTEMGRPEQLAARYSDRTLQLIGPRYYLVWWRVLRTLLTWIPAAVGVLTGLVTATVGDEPGRAVGAAISVALQTAVQVAFWVTLSFAVLERTRAPLGLPEWTVDQLPEETGDRQISQPDSVASVVFLLGTVAAIVWQHFQTWIGDGARLPVLDPALWSFWLPALIVVLLATVGLEVAKYRARRWTWPLVAVNALLNLAFAAPVVWLLRTDRLLNPELVDRFAWLRDGGAEDVARVAVVVTVVIAVWDVVDSAVKARRAGR; translated from the coding sequence ATGAGTTCCCTGACCGACCGCTACGTGGCGGCCACCCTGCGGACCGTGCCGGCGCCCCGCCGCGCCGAACTGGCCGAGGAGCTGCGCGCCTCCATCGCCGACATGATCGACGACCGGACCACCGGCGGGCAGGACCACGCCGCCGCCGAGCGCGAGGTGCTCACCGAGATGGGCCGCCCCGAGCAGCTCGCCGCCCGCTACAGCGACCGCACGCTCCAGCTCATCGGCCCGCGCTACTACCTGGTCTGGTGGCGGGTGCTGCGCACCCTGCTCACCTGGATCCCGGCGGCGGTCGGCGTGCTCACCGGTCTCGTCACGGCCACCGTCGGCGACGAGCCGGGCCGGGCCGTCGGCGCGGCGATCTCGGTCGCGCTCCAGACCGCGGTGCAGGTCGCGTTCTGGGTGACGCTGAGCTTCGCCGTCCTGGAGCGCACGCGGGCGCCGCTCGGCCTGCCCGAGTGGACCGTCGACCAGCTCCCCGAGGAGACCGGCGACCGACAGATCAGCCAGCCGGACAGCGTGGCCTCGGTCGTCTTCCTGCTCGGCACCGTCGCGGCGATCGTGTGGCAGCACTTCCAAACCTGGATCGGCGACGGCGCGCGGCTGCCGGTGCTCGACCCGGCACTGTGGAGCTTCTGGCTCCCGGCCCTGATCGTGGTGCTCCTCGCCACCGTCGGCCTGGAGGTCGCGAAGTACCGGGCCCGGCGGTGGACCTGGCCGCTGGTCGCGGTCAACGCGCTGCTCAACCTGGCGTTCGCGGCGCCGGTGGTCTGGCTGCTGCGGACCGACCGGCTGCTCAACCCGGAGCTGGTCGACCGGTTCGCCTGGCTGCGTGACGGCGGCGCGGAGGACGTCGCCCGCGTCGCCGTCGTGGTGACCGTGGTGATCGCGGTCTGGGACGTGGTGGACAGCGCGGTCAAGGCCCGACGCGCGGGGCGATGA
- a CDS encoding GNAT family N-acetyltransferase, protein MLVPDLPLRTDRLVLRAFTADDLAVVRDYRGRPEVTRFLYHQPYDDEAARAAIDRLVRRTALRVEGDVLNLAVTLAGTGDFVGDVLLTWTSREHRQGEIGYVAHPDHTGRGYVTEAARELLRLGFEGLGLHRIVGRLDARNAASARVLERLGMRREAHLRENEFVKGEWTDEAVYAVLAREWRAAA, encoded by the coding sequence GTGCTCGTACCCGATCTGCCGCTGCGCACCGACCGCCTGGTGCTGCGGGCCTTCACCGCCGACGACCTCGCCGTGGTCCGGGACTACCGGGGCCGCCCGGAGGTCACCCGCTTCCTCTACCACCAGCCCTACGACGACGAGGCCGCCCGGGCGGCGATCGACCGGCTGGTCCGGCGCACCGCGCTGCGCGTGGAGGGCGACGTGCTCAACCTGGCCGTGACGTTGGCCGGCACCGGCGATTTCGTCGGTGACGTGCTGCTGACCTGGACCAGCCGGGAGCACCGGCAGGGTGAGATCGGCTACGTGGCCCACCCCGACCACACCGGCCGCGGCTACGTCACCGAGGCGGCCCGGGAGCTGCTGCGCCTGGGCTTCGAGGGGCTGGGCCTGCACCGGATCGTGGGTCGGCTGGATGCCCGCAACGCGGCCTCGGCCCGGGTGCTGGAGCGGCTGGGCATGCGGCGTGAGGCGCACCTGCGGGAGAACGAGTTCGTCAAGGGCGAGTGGACCGACGAGGCCGTGTACGCCGTGCTGGCGCGGGAGTGGCGGGCGGCGGCCTGA
- a CDS encoding YebC/PmpR family DNA-binding transcriptional regulator, with product MSGHSKWATTKHKKAVIDAKRGKMFAKLIKNVEVAARTGGGDPAGNPTLFDAIQKAKKNSVPNDNIDRAVKRGSGLEAGGADWQTIMYEGYGPSGVAMLIECLTDNRNRAATEVRTALTRNGGSLADAGSVSYMFSRKGVVIVPKAGTSEDDVMMAVLDAGAEEVNDLDEAFEVISEPGDLIAVRTALQDAGIEYESAESSLVPSVNVPLDEEGARKIFKLIDVLEDCDDVQNVYANFDVSDEVMAAVG from the coding sequence ATGTCCGGCCACTCAAAGTGGGCGACCACCAAGCACAAGAAGGCCGTGATCGACGCCAAGCGCGGCAAGATGTTCGCCAAGCTGATCAAGAACGTCGAGGTGGCGGCCCGCACCGGCGGCGGCGACCCGGCCGGCAACCCCACCCTCTTCGACGCCATCCAGAAGGCGAAGAAGAACTCGGTCCCGAACGACAACATCGACCGCGCGGTCAAGCGCGGCTCCGGCCTGGAGGCCGGCGGCGCCGACTGGCAGACGATCATGTACGAGGGCTACGGCCCCAGCGGCGTGGCGATGCTGATCGAGTGCCTGACCGACAACCGCAACCGCGCCGCCACCGAGGTCCGCACGGCGCTGACCCGCAACGGCGGCTCGCTCGCCGACGCCGGCTCGGTGTCGTACATGTTCTCCCGCAAGGGCGTGGTGATCGTGCCGAAGGCCGGCACCAGCGAGGACGACGTGATGATGGCCGTCCTCGACGCCGGCGCGGAGGAGGTCAACGACCTCGACGAGGCGTTCGAGGTGATCTCCGAGCCGGGCGATCTGATCGCGGTGCGCACCGCGTTGCAGGACGCCGGCATCGAATACGAGTCGGCCGAGTCGTCGCTCGTGCCCAGCGTGAACGTGCCGCTGGACGAGGAGGGCGCCCGCAAGATCTTCAAGCTGATCGACGTCCTGGAGGACTGCGACGACGTGCAGAACGTCTACGCCAACTTCGACGTCTCCGACGAGGTGATGGCCGCGGTCGGCTGA
- the pdxT gene encoding pyridoxal 5'-phosphate synthase glutaminase subunit PdxT has product MTVPVIGVLALQGDVREHVAALTGAGADARPVRRPGELDAVDGLVVPGGESTTISKLVDIFEMREPIDKRIAGGMPVYGSCAGMIMLAAEVLDGRPDQRGFAGIGMTVRRNAFGRQVDSFEAPVSIAGVDGEPFHAVFIRAPWVERVGPDVEVLGRVTDGPAEGRIVAVRQGNLLATSFHPELTGDLRLHRLFVDVVRAAA; this is encoded by the coding sequence GTGACCGTACCCGTGATCGGCGTGCTCGCGCTTCAGGGCGACGTACGCGAACACGTCGCGGCGCTGACCGGCGCGGGCGCCGACGCCCGCCCGGTGCGCCGCCCCGGCGAGCTGGACGCGGTCGACGGCCTGGTGGTGCCCGGCGGCGAGTCGACCACGATCAGCAAGCTGGTGGACATCTTCGAGATGCGCGAGCCGATCGACAAGCGGATCGCCGGCGGCATGCCGGTCTACGGCTCCTGCGCCGGCATGATCATGCTGGCCGCGGAGGTCCTGGACGGCCGCCCCGACCAGCGCGGCTTCGCCGGCATCGGCATGACGGTCCGGCGCAACGCGTTCGGCCGGCAGGTGGACTCGTTCGAGGCCCCGGTGTCGATCGCCGGCGTCGACGGTGAGCCGTTCCACGCGGTGTTCATCCGCGCGCCGTGGGTGGAGCGGGTCGGCCCGGACGTCGAGGTGCTGGGCCGGGTCACGGACGGCCCGGCCGAAGGGCGGATCGTCGCGGTCCGCCAGGGCAACCTGCTGGCCACCTCGTTCCACCCGGAGCTGACCGGTGACCTGCGCCTGCACCGCCTCTTCGTGGACGTGGTCCGGGCCGCCGCCTGA
- the pdxS gene encoding pyridoxal 5'-phosphate synthase lyase subunit PdxS: MSESSAPTTDPAVGTARVKRGMAEMLKGGVIMDVVTPEQAKIAEDAGAVAVMALERVPADIRAQGGVSRMSDPDMIDGIIAAVSIPVMAKARIGHFVEAQVLQSLGVDYVDESEVLTPADYANHIDKWAFTVPFVCGATNLGEALRRITEGAAMIRSKGEAGTGDVSNATTHMRKIRQEIRRLANLPADELFVAAKELQAPYELVKEVAERGKLPVVLFTAGGIATPADAAMMMQLGAEGVFVGSGIFKSGNPAQRAAAIVKATTFHDDPDVLAKVSRGLGEAMVGINVDDIPQPHRLAERGW; this comes from the coding sequence GTGTCTGAATCCAGCGCCCCGACCACCGATCCCGCCGTCGGCACCGCCCGCGTCAAGCGTGGCATGGCCGAGATGCTCAAGGGCGGCGTGATCATGGACGTGGTCACCCCCGAGCAGGCCAAGATCGCCGAGGACGCCGGCGCCGTCGCCGTGATGGCGCTGGAGCGGGTGCCGGCCGACATCCGCGCCCAGGGCGGCGTGTCCCGGATGAGCGACCCGGACATGATCGACGGCATCATCGCCGCCGTCTCGATCCCGGTGATGGCCAAGGCCCGCATCGGCCACTTCGTCGAGGCGCAGGTCCTCCAGTCGCTCGGCGTCGACTACGTCGACGAGTCCGAGGTGCTGACCCCGGCCGACTACGCCAACCACATCGACAAGTGGGCGTTCACCGTCCCGTTCGTGTGCGGCGCGACCAACCTGGGTGAGGCGCTGCGCCGGATCACCGAGGGCGCGGCCATGATCCGCTCGAAGGGTGAGGCGGGCACCGGGGACGTCTCCAACGCCACCACCCACATGCGGAAGATCCGGCAGGAGATCCGCCGGCTGGCGAACCTGCCGGCCGACGAGCTGTTCGTCGCGGCGAAGGAGCTGCAGGCCCCGTACGAGCTGGTGAAGGAGGTCGCCGAGCGCGGCAAGCTGCCGGTCGTGCTGTTCACCGCCGGCGGCATCGCCACCCCGGCCGACGCGGCCATGATGATGCAGCTCGGCGCCGAGGGCGTCTTCGTCGGCTCGGGCATCTTCAAGTCCGGCAACCCGGCGCAGCGGGCCGCCGCGATCGTCAAGGCGACCACGTTCCACGACGACCCGGACGTGCTGGCCAAGGTGTCCCGTGGCCTGGGCGAGGCGATGGTCGGCATCAACGTCGACGACATCCCCCAGCCGCACCGCCTGGCCGAGCGCGGCTGGTGA
- a CDS encoding glycosyltransferase family 4 protein produces the protein MRIGIVCPYSFDVPGGVQNHVMDLAEALLGLGHEVSVLAPADEDSALPPYVVSAGRAVPLPYNGSVARIAFGPVSTARVRRWINRGDFDVLHVHEPLTPSLSMLAVLCARGPVVATFHTAMTRSRVLSAAQGVLQILLERITARIAVSALARKVQVEHMDGGAVEIPNGVAVAKFAGVEPLPGWPGECAAGSGGTLGFLGRFTEPRKGFPILRDAFVALAPRRPGLRLLVAGPGDADELYGRFPADLRDRVTFLGLVSEPDKARMLRSAHLYVAPNTGGESFGMILTEALAAGTTVVASDLDAFRRVLDGGRAGRLFPTGDPVALAAVLSELLDDDGQRAGLTASGDQVVANFDWPVVARRVLEVYAAAIEATDGRVMDQEWAGLG, from the coding sequence ATGCGGATCGGCATCGTGTGCCCGTACTCCTTCGACGTCCCGGGCGGGGTGCAGAACCACGTGATGGACCTGGCCGAGGCGCTGCTCGGCCTCGGGCACGAGGTGAGCGTGCTGGCCCCGGCGGACGAGGACTCGGCGCTGCCGCCGTACGTGGTGTCGGCGGGGCGGGCCGTGCCGCTGCCGTACAACGGGTCGGTGGCCCGGATCGCGTTCGGCCCGGTGTCCACCGCCCGGGTCCGTCGGTGGATCAACCGGGGCGACTTCGACGTGCTGCACGTGCACGAGCCGCTCACCCCGAGCCTGTCGATGCTGGCGGTGCTCTGCGCCCGCGGCCCGGTGGTGGCCACCTTCCATACCGCGATGACCCGCTCCCGGGTGCTCTCCGCGGCGCAGGGCGTGCTCCAGATCCTGCTGGAGCGGATCACCGCCCGGATCGCGGTCAGCGCGCTGGCCCGCAAGGTGCAGGTCGAGCACATGGACGGCGGCGCGGTGGAGATCCCGAACGGGGTGGCGGTGGCGAAGTTCGCCGGGGTGGAGCCGCTGCCCGGCTGGCCGGGGGAGTGCGCGGCCGGCAGCGGCGGCACGCTGGGCTTCCTGGGCCGGTTCACCGAGCCGCGCAAGGGCTTCCCGATCCTGCGCGACGCGTTCGTCGCGCTCGCCCCGCGCCGCCCCGGGCTGCGCCTGCTGGTCGCCGGTCCGGGCGACGCCGACGAGCTGTACGGGCGGTTCCCGGCCGACCTGCGCGACCGGGTCACGTTCCTCGGCCTGGTCTCCGAGCCGGACAAGGCGCGCATGCTGCGCAGCGCGCACCTCTACGTCGCACCGAACACCGGCGGGGAGTCGTTCGGGATGATCCTCACCGAGGCGCTCGCCGCCGGGACCACCGTGGTCGCCAGCGACCTGGACGCGTTCCGCCGGGTGCTCGACGGCGGGCGGGCCGGGCGGCTCTTCCCGACCGGGGACCCGGTCGCGCTGGCCGCCGTGCTGTCCGAGCTGCTCGACGACGACGGCCAGCGAGCCGGGCTGACCGCCTCCGGCGACCAGGTGGTGGCGAATTTCGACTGGCCCGTGGTTGCCCGCCGCGTTCTGGAGGTATACGCAGCCGCGATCGAGGCCACCGACGGCCGGGTCATGGACCAGGAGTGGGCGGGGCTGGGCTGA